A genomic region of Phoenix dactylifera cultivar Barhee BC4 unplaced genomic scaffold, palm_55x_up_171113_PBpolish2nd_filt_p 000526F, whole genome shotgun sequence contains the following coding sequences:
- the LOC103716226 gene encoding 2,3-dimethylmalate lyase, whose protein sequence is MGFSMILQPHNASSTLSPAFSIHYSANRLHHDRFSPAILSDFRTQRLVSVAFHPPNHGPIKRSLRRRYNSAVRAAAKETPAEALRRILESPGIHQGPACFDALSAKLVERAGFQFCFVSGFSVSAARLGLPDVGLISYGEMVDQGYQITQAVSIPVIGDGDNGYGNHMNVKRTVKGFIKAGFAGIILEDQVSPKACGHTQGRKVVSREESVMRVKAAIDARKESGSDIVIVARTDSRQAASFEESLWRSRAFADAGADVLFIDALASREEMRAFCEITPLLPKMANMLEGGGKTPILNPIELEEIGFKIVSYPLSLIGVSIRAMEDALAAIKGGRVPSPGSLPSFEEIKDTLGFNEYYEEEKRYSIPPPQPSYRRGYSPATSTRPTTQEYPEQREDRPSDPVVEVLAPYVYDNFSSGDSRDRMSGIWSRTLRLKITGRNGLEKLDVRIPAGFLEGMSRIIPGLGGVNIIEMLEDASIEAGDGPQSGKILLDFNDAMGDRIQVFIE, encoded by the exons ATGGGATTTTCCATGATCCTGCAACCCCACAACGCCTCCTCCACACTCTCTCCCGCCTTCTCCATCCATTATTCCGCGAACCGCCTCCACCATGACCGCTTCTCGCCAGCTATACTCTCGGATTTCAGAACCCAACGGCTAGTTTCGGTCGCCTTCCACCCTCCAAACCATGGACCCATCAAGAGATCCCTGCGAAGGCGCTATAACTCCGCCGTCCGTGCTGCCGCCAAGGAAACCCCAGCCGAGGCCCTGCGGAGGATCCTGGAGTCCCCCGGGATCCATCAAGGCCCTGCGTGCTTCGATGCCCTCAGTGCCAAGCTGGTCGAGAGGGCTGGCTTCCAGTTCTGTTTTGTGAGCG GGTTTTCAGTATCAGCTGCTAGGTTGGGGTTGCCAGATGTGGGTCTTATTTCCTATGGTGAAATGGTAGATCAGGGATACCAAATTACCCAAGCGGTGTCGATTCCCGTGATTGGAGATGGAGACAATGGCTATGGGAATCACATGAATGTGAAAAGAACAGTCAAAGGTTTTATTAAAGCTGGTTTTGCAGGGATAATTCTCGAAGATCAG GTATCACCAAAAGCATGTGGCCATACTCAAGGACGGAAAGTGGTCTCAAGGGAGGAGTCTGTGATGCGCGTAAAGGCGGCTATTGATGCACGGAAGGAAAGTGGCTCTGACATTGTGATTGTGGCACGAACTGATTCTCGCCAAGCAGCATCTTTCGAGGAATCACTATGGCGATCAAGAGCCTTTGCTGATGCTGGGGCAGATGTTCTTTTTATTGATGCGCTTGCTTCAAGAGAAGAGATGAGGGCATTTTGCGAGATTACCCCTTTGCTTCCAAAAATG GCCAACATGCTTGAAGGTGGAGGCAAAACTCCCATTTTGAACCCTATTGAACTGGAGGAAATTGGTTTTAAAATTGTGAGCTATCCACTATCCTTAATTGGAGTATCGATCCGAGCAATGGAG GATGCACTTGCTGCCATAAAAGGTGGTCGTGTACCTTCTCCTGGGAGCTTGCCATCTTTTGAAGAAATCAAGGACACACTGGGTTTCAATGAATATTATGAAGAAGAAAAGCGATACAGTATCCCTCCTCCTCAACCATCATACAGAAGAG GCTATTCTCCTGCTACCAGTACAAGGCCAACAACTCAAGAATATCCTGAACAGAGAGAAGACAGGCCAAGTGATCCTGTTGTTGAAGTGCTAGCCCCATACGTGTATGACAACTTCAGTTCAGGTGATTCGAGAGATCGTATGTCTGGAATATGGTCTCGTACACTGAGACTGAAAATCACTGGAAGGAATGGACTTGAAAAGCTCGATGTCAGAATTCCt GCCGGGTTCTTAGAAGGAATGTCAAGAATAATACCAG GCTTGGGAGGTGTTAATATCATCGAAATGTTAGAGGATGCCTCTATAGAAGCGGGTGATGGCCCTCAAAGTGGGAAGATACTGCTAGATTTTAATGATGCAATGGGAGATAGGATTCAGGTGTTCATTGAATGA
- the LOC103716227 gene encoding phospholipase A(1) LCAT3 isoform X3, with protein MQGYHLNKRESPYSYYIPQQSHRWFGLAGYVESLDPDYELVVPEDDYGLHAIDILDPSWWAKCLHLTEVYHFHDMIDMLVECGYEKGTTLFGYGYDFRQSNRIDKALDDLRVKLESAYKASGGKKVNIISHSMGGLLLRCFISLYNDVFAKYVNKWICIACPFQGAPGCINDSLLTGLQFVYGFESFFFVSRWTMHQLLIECPSIYEMLPNPDFNWKQQPVIQVWRKPSEDNEAVELDVYDSTQCISLFEEALRDNELTYNGKSIALPFNFSIFKWAADTRQILDNAQLPSSVGFYNIYGTSFDTPYDVCYGSETSPITDLSEICHTMVSDTSSLYNLCILMLFQSLIVEISEFLMVGSQPQYTYVDGDGTVPAESAKADGFAAVARVAVKSAHRELLKDKRVFQLLKQWLGVNENSQHSMSSSKVMDVSIEPIPTQLSTRHLL; from the exons ATGCAGGGTTACCACCTCAATAAAAGAGAATCTCCATATAGTTACTATATACCTCAGCAGTCTCACAG GTGGTTTGGTTTGGCAGGATATGTAGAGTCGCTCGACCCGGATTATGAACTTGTAGTTCCTGAAGATGACTACGGCCTACATGCAATCGACATTTTAGATCCATCATGG TGGGCTAAATGCTTGCATCTGACTGAAGTGTATCATTTCCATGATATGATCGATATGCTTGTTGAATGTGGATATGAGAAAGGAACCACCCTGTTTGGCTATGGTTATGACTTTCGCCAAAGCAATAG AATTGATAAAGCATTGGATGACCTGAGAGTAAAATTGGAAAGTGCTTATAAGGCTTCTGGAGGGAAAAAAGTGAATATAATATCACATTCTATGGGTGGATTGCTTCTTCGGTGCTTCATATCATTATACAATGAT GTGTTCGCAAAGTATGTAAACAAGTGGATTTGTATAGCATGCCCCTTTCAAG GTGCTCCTGGATGCATCAATGACTCCCTTTTAACTGGTCTgcaatttgtttatggttttgaaAGCTTCTTCTTTGTTTCTAGATGGACGATGCATCAACTG TTGATTGAATGCCCATCTATCTACGAAATGCTGCCAAACCCAGACTTCAACTGGAAGCAGCAGCCTGTGATTCAAGTCTGGAGAAAACCATCTGAAGACAATGAAGCAGTCGAGTTGGATGTCTATGATTCAACACAGTGCATCTCTTTGTTTGAAGAAGCTCTAAGGGATAATGAG CTGACGTATAATGGGAAGTCTATTGCTCTACCATTCAatttttcaatcttcaagtGGGCTGCCGATACTCGCCAAATTCTTGACAATGCTCAATTACCAAGCAGCGTTGGCTTCTATAACATATATGGGACATCATTTGACACTCCGTATGATGTCTG CTATGGATCTGAAACATCACCTATTACTGACTTGTCAGAAATATGCCACACCATGGTATCTGATACATCATCTCTTTATAATTTGTGCATATTAATGTTGTTCCAATCATTGATTGTAGAGATATCTGAATTCTTGATGGTTGGTTCTCAGCCTCAATATACTTATGTGGATGGAGATGGGACTGTTCCTGCTGAATCAGCTAAG gCTGATGGATTTGCAGCAGTAGCAAGAGTTGCAGTTAAAAGTGCCCATAGAGAGTTGTTGAAAGACAAGAGAGTGTTTCAACTTTTGAAGCAATGGTTGGGTGTGAACGAGAACTCGCAGCATTCCATGTCAAGTTCCAAAGTGATGGATGTTTCTATAGAGCCAATTCCAACTCAGTTGTCTACGAGGCATCTCTTATAG
- the LOC103716227 gene encoding phospholipase A(1) LCAT3 isoform X2, which produces MFGECGLRLPCLGRGRRRAAAAGKELEPVLLVSGIGGSVLNARNKKTGRKICVWVRILLANLEFKKYAWSIYNPETGYVESLDPDYELVVPEDDYGLHAIDILDPSWWAKCLHLTEVYHFHDMIDMLVECGYEKGTTLFGYGYDFRQSNRIDKALDDLRVKLESAYKASGGKKVNIISHSMGGLLLRCFISLYNDVFAKYVNKWICIACPFQGAPGCINDSLLTGLQFVYGFESFFFVSRWTMHQLLIECPSIYEMLPNPDFNWKQQPVIQVWRKPSEDNEAVELDVYDSTQCISLFEEALRDNELTYNGKSIALPFNFSIFKWAADTRQILDNAQLPSSVGFYNIYGTSFDTPYDVCYGSETSPITDLSEICHTMPQYTYVDGDGTVPAESAKADGFAAVARVAVKSAHRELLKDKRVFQLLKQWLGVNENSQHSMSSSKVMDVSIEPIPTQLSTRHLL; this is translated from the exons ATGTTCGGAGAGTGCGGGCTCCGGCTGCCGTGCCTCGGGCGCGGGAGGCGGCGGGCGGCGGCGGCAGGGAAGGAGCTGGAGCCGGTGCTGCTGGTGTCCGGCATCGGGGGATCGGTCCTGAATGCGAGGAACAAGAAGACCGGTCGGAAGATCTGTGTCTGGGTCCGGATTCTTCTGGCCAATCTCGAGTTCAAGAAGTATGCCTGGTCCATATATAATCCGGAGACTG GATATGTAGAGTCGCTCGACCCGGATTATGAACTTGTAGTTCCTGAAGATGACTACGGCCTACATGCAATCGACATTTTAGATCCATCATGG TGGGCTAAATGCTTGCATCTGACTGAAGTGTATCATTTCCATGATATGATCGATATGCTTGTTGAATGTGGATATGAGAAAGGAACCACCCTGTTTGGCTATGGTTATGACTTTCGCCAAAGCAATAG AATTGATAAAGCATTGGATGACCTGAGAGTAAAATTGGAAAGTGCTTATAAGGCTTCTGGAGGGAAAAAAGTGAATATAATATCACATTCTATGGGTGGATTGCTTCTTCGGTGCTTCATATCATTATACAATGAT GTGTTCGCAAAGTATGTAAACAAGTGGATTTGTATAGCATGCCCCTTTCAAG GTGCTCCTGGATGCATCAATGACTCCCTTTTAACTGGTCTgcaatttgtttatggttttgaaAGCTTCTTCTTTGTTTCTAGATGGACGATGCATCAACTG TTGATTGAATGCCCATCTATCTACGAAATGCTGCCAAACCCAGACTTCAACTGGAAGCAGCAGCCTGTGATTCAAGTCTGGAGAAAACCATCTGAAGACAATGAAGCAGTCGAGTTGGATGTCTATGATTCAACACAGTGCATCTCTTTGTTTGAAGAAGCTCTAAGGGATAATGAG CTGACGTATAATGGGAAGTCTATTGCTCTACCATTCAatttttcaatcttcaagtGGGCTGCCGATACTCGCCAAATTCTTGACAATGCTCAATTACCAAGCAGCGTTGGCTTCTATAACATATATGGGACATCATTTGACACTCCGTATGATGTCTG CTATGGATCTGAAACATCACCTATTACTGACTTGTCAGAAATATGCCACACCATG CCTCAATATACTTATGTGGATGGAGATGGGACTGTTCCTGCTGAATCAGCTAAG gCTGATGGATTTGCAGCAGTAGCAAGAGTTGCAGTTAAAAGTGCCCATAGAGAGTTGTTGAAAGACAAGAGAGTGTTTCAACTTTTGAAGCAATGGTTGGGTGTGAACGAGAACTCGCAGCATTCCATGTCAAGTTCCAAAGTGATGGATGTTTCTATAGAGCCAATTCCAACTCAGTTGTCTACGAGGCATCTCTTATAG
- the LOC103716227 gene encoding phospholipase A(1) LCAT3 isoform X1 — MFGECGLRLPCLGRGRRRAAAAGKELEPVLLVSGIGGSVLNARNKKTGRKICVWVRILLANLEFKKYAWSIYNPETGYVESLDPDYELVVPEDDYGLHAIDILDPSWWAKCLHLTEVYHFHDMIDMLVECGYEKGTTLFGYGYDFRQSNRIDKALDDLRVKLESAYKASGGKKVNIISHSMGGLLLRCFISLYNDVFAKYVNKWICIACPFQGAPGCINDSLLTGLQFVYGFESFFFVSRWTMHQLLIECPSIYEMLPNPDFNWKQQPVIQVWRKPSEDNEAVELDVYDSTQCISLFEEALRDNELTYNGKSIALPFNFSIFKWAADTRQILDNAQLPSSVGFYNIYGTSFDTPYDVCYGSETSPITDLSEICHTMVSDTSSLYNLCILMLFQSLIVEISEFLMVGSQPQYTYVDGDGTVPAESAKADGFAAVARVAVKSAHRELLKDKRVFQLLKQWLGVNENSQHSMSSSKVMDVSIEPIPTQLSTRHLL; from the exons ATGTTCGGAGAGTGCGGGCTCCGGCTGCCGTGCCTCGGGCGCGGGAGGCGGCGGGCGGCGGCGGCAGGGAAGGAGCTGGAGCCGGTGCTGCTGGTGTCCGGCATCGGGGGATCGGTCCTGAATGCGAGGAACAAGAAGACCGGTCGGAAGATCTGTGTCTGGGTCCGGATTCTTCTGGCCAATCTCGAGTTCAAGAAGTATGCCTGGTCCATATATAATCCGGAGACTG GATATGTAGAGTCGCTCGACCCGGATTATGAACTTGTAGTTCCTGAAGATGACTACGGCCTACATGCAATCGACATTTTAGATCCATCATGG TGGGCTAAATGCTTGCATCTGACTGAAGTGTATCATTTCCATGATATGATCGATATGCTTGTTGAATGTGGATATGAGAAAGGAACCACCCTGTTTGGCTATGGTTATGACTTTCGCCAAAGCAATAG AATTGATAAAGCATTGGATGACCTGAGAGTAAAATTGGAAAGTGCTTATAAGGCTTCTGGAGGGAAAAAAGTGAATATAATATCACATTCTATGGGTGGATTGCTTCTTCGGTGCTTCATATCATTATACAATGAT GTGTTCGCAAAGTATGTAAACAAGTGGATTTGTATAGCATGCCCCTTTCAAG GTGCTCCTGGATGCATCAATGACTCCCTTTTAACTGGTCTgcaatttgtttatggttttgaaAGCTTCTTCTTTGTTTCTAGATGGACGATGCATCAACTG TTGATTGAATGCCCATCTATCTACGAAATGCTGCCAAACCCAGACTTCAACTGGAAGCAGCAGCCTGTGATTCAAGTCTGGAGAAAACCATCTGAAGACAATGAAGCAGTCGAGTTGGATGTCTATGATTCAACACAGTGCATCTCTTTGTTTGAAGAAGCTCTAAGGGATAATGAG CTGACGTATAATGGGAAGTCTATTGCTCTACCATTCAatttttcaatcttcaagtGGGCTGCCGATACTCGCCAAATTCTTGACAATGCTCAATTACCAAGCAGCGTTGGCTTCTATAACATATATGGGACATCATTTGACACTCCGTATGATGTCTG CTATGGATCTGAAACATCACCTATTACTGACTTGTCAGAAATATGCCACACCATGGTATCTGATACATCATCTCTTTATAATTTGTGCATATTAATGTTGTTCCAATCATTGATTGTAGAGATATCTGAATTCTTGATGGTTGGTTCTCAGCCTCAATATACTTATGTGGATGGAGATGGGACTGTTCCTGCTGAATCAGCTAAG gCTGATGGATTTGCAGCAGTAGCAAGAGTTGCAGTTAAAAGTGCCCATAGAGAGTTGTTGAAAGACAAGAGAGTGTTTCAACTTTTGAAGCAATGGTTGGGTGTGAACGAGAACTCGCAGCATTCCATGTCAAGTTCCAAAGTGATGGATGTTTCTATAGAGCCAATTCCAACTCAGTTGTCTACGAGGCATCTCTTATAG
- the LOC103716227 gene encoding phospholipase A(1) LCAT3 isoform X4: MRGTRRPVGRSVSGSGFFWPISSSRSMPGPYIIRRLWAKCLHLTEVYHFHDMIDMLVECGYEKGTTLFGYGYDFRQSNRIDKALDDLRVKLESAYKASGGKKVNIISHSMGGLLLRCFISLYNDVFAKYVNKWICIACPFQGAPGCINDSLLTGLQFVYGFESFFFVSRWTMHQLLIECPSIYEMLPNPDFNWKQQPVIQVWRKPSEDNEAVELDVYDSTQCISLFEEALRDNELTYNGKSIALPFNFSIFKWAADTRQILDNAQLPSSVGFYNIYGTSFDTPYDVCYGSETSPITDLSEICHTMVSDTSSLYNLCILMLFQSLIVEISEFLMVGSQPQYTYVDGDGTVPAESAKADGFAAVARVAVKSAHRELLKDKRVFQLLKQWLGVNENSQHSMSSSKVMDVSIEPIPTQLSTRHLL, translated from the exons ATGCGAGGAACAAGAAGACCGGTCGGAAGATCTGTGTCTGGGTCCGGATTCTTCTGGCCAATCTCGAGTTCAAGAAGTATGCCTGGTCCATATATAATCCGGAGACTG TGGGCTAAATGCTTGCATCTGACTGAAGTGTATCATTTCCATGATATGATCGATATGCTTGTTGAATGTGGATATGAGAAAGGAACCACCCTGTTTGGCTATGGTTATGACTTTCGCCAAAGCAATAG AATTGATAAAGCATTGGATGACCTGAGAGTAAAATTGGAAAGTGCTTATAAGGCTTCTGGAGGGAAAAAAGTGAATATAATATCACATTCTATGGGTGGATTGCTTCTTCGGTGCTTCATATCATTATACAATGAT GTGTTCGCAAAGTATGTAAACAAGTGGATTTGTATAGCATGCCCCTTTCAAG GTGCTCCTGGATGCATCAATGACTCCCTTTTAACTGGTCTgcaatttgtttatggttttgaaAGCTTCTTCTTTGTTTCTAGATGGACGATGCATCAACTG TTGATTGAATGCCCATCTATCTACGAAATGCTGCCAAACCCAGACTTCAACTGGAAGCAGCAGCCTGTGATTCAAGTCTGGAGAAAACCATCTGAAGACAATGAAGCAGTCGAGTTGGATGTCTATGATTCAACACAGTGCATCTCTTTGTTTGAAGAAGCTCTAAGGGATAATGAG CTGACGTATAATGGGAAGTCTATTGCTCTACCATTCAatttttcaatcttcaagtGGGCTGCCGATACTCGCCAAATTCTTGACAATGCTCAATTACCAAGCAGCGTTGGCTTCTATAACATATATGGGACATCATTTGACACTCCGTATGATGTCTG CTATGGATCTGAAACATCACCTATTACTGACTTGTCAGAAATATGCCACACCATGGTATCTGATACATCATCTCTTTATAATTTGTGCATATTAATGTTGTTCCAATCATTGATTGTAGAGATATCTGAATTCTTGATGGTTGGTTCTCAGCCTCAATATACTTATGTGGATGGAGATGGGACTGTTCCTGCTGAATCAGCTAAG gCTGATGGATTTGCAGCAGTAGCAAGAGTTGCAGTTAAAAGTGCCCATAGAGAGTTGTTGAAAGACAAGAGAGTGTTTCAACTTTTGAAGCAATGGTTGGGTGTGAACGAGAACTCGCAGCATTCCATGTCAAGTTCCAAAGTGATGGATGTTTCTATAGAGCCAATTCCAACTCAGTTGTCTACGAGGCATCTCTTATAG
- the LOC103716241 gene encoding conglutin alpha 2-like: MKRKKWKEEEEATLIREYSGLLSVGVLAKLRTREKKFQPIADRVNTLHHHRDPVAFPFRWSWRDVSIKIQNMRHQYLNVKHKLLHLPPPSSSSSASASAAGFDWDQGVHLWPNFLLYKKVFGDLDLEPPKNSSAVSSDDDEEEDLEEPELGAEDEEKEDGEQIHNAGGQEDFKGFEDAGENPEQEDEEVGVGLGLGQERCRGGGGRLGVIGSRVAGLGEIAMRREERRREREAAREAEDLERRRRRRRAREQRREADAAEEEEEERRRERRWRRRMEERRDEEEMEWRERLLGMQMEHEKQVMQMHADACQSQMQMIGILIRLVCQFLGAGAGGSDGGLGGMPPPVMQQQQQQQQQQSPESLVGNNGKNGDHSGGHYL, encoded by the coding sequence atgaagCGGAAGAagtggaaggaggaggaggaggcgacgCTGATCCGGGAGTACTCGGGGCTTCTGTCGGTGGGTGTCCTGGCGAAGCTACGCACCCGGGAGAAGAAGTTCCAGCCCATCGCGGACCGCGTGAACAccctccaccaccaccgcgACCCCGTCGCCTTCCCCTTCCGCTGGTCCTGGCGCGACGTCTCCATCAAGATCCAGAACATGCGCCACCAGTACCTCAACGTCAAGCACAAGCTCCTCCACCtacctcccccctcctcttcctcctccgcctccgcctccgctgCTGGCTTCGATTGGGACCAGGGTGTCCACCTCTGGCCCAACTTCCTCCTCTACAAGAAAGTCTTCGGCGACCTCGACCTCGAGCCCCCCAAGAACTCCTCCGCCGTCTCCTCCGACGACGACGAAGAGGAGGATTTGGAGGAGCCCGAATTGGGCGCCGAGGACGAGGAAAAAGAGGACGGAGAACAGATTCATAACGCCGGCGGGCAAGAGGATTTCAAGGGTTTCGAGGACGCCGGGGAGAACCCGGAGCAGGAGGACGAGGAGGTAGGGGTAGGGTTAGGGTTGGGGCAGGAGCGGTGTCGCGGCGGCGGCGGTAGGTTGGGAGTTATCGGGTCGAGAGTGGCGGGCCTGGGGGAGATTGCGATGAGGAGGGAGGAGCGGAGGAGGGAGCGGGAGGCGGCGAGGGAGGCGGAGGACTTGGAGagaaggcggcggcggcggcgggcgaGGGAGCAACGGAGGGAGGCGgacgcggcggaggaggaggaggaggagaggaggagagagcggcggtggaggaggaggatggagGAGAGGAGGGACGAGGAGGAGATGGAGTGGAGGGAGAGGCTGCTGGGGATGCAGATGGAGCACGAGAAGCAGGTGATGCAGATGCATGCTGATGCCTGCCAGTCCCAGATGCAGATGATTGGCATATTGATCCGGCTAGTATGCCAATTCCTTGGTGCCGGAGCCGGTGGGAGTGACGGCGGGCTTGGGGGGATGCCGCCCCCAGtgatgcagcagcagcagcagcaacagcagcagcagtcACCGGAGAGCCTAGTGGGGAATAATGGGAAGAACGGCGATCATTCCGGCGGGCATTATCTCTAG